A region of Periplaneta americana isolate PAMFEO1 chromosome 16, P.americana_PAMFEO1_priV1, whole genome shotgun sequence DNA encodes the following proteins:
- the fl(2)d gene encoding pre-mRNA-splicing regulator WTAP isoform X2, with amino-acid sequence MWICLNLKHQIKKDLAVSGAEIRWSTCQHWLIKQGLELQTPGTSVELANFRESEDRLRQQQLESTHREKVLVRRLATKEQEMQEYANQIAELKAAQAPGAAALRSALLDPAVNLLLQRLRQELLATRARLEETQNELSAWKFTPDSNTGKRLMAKCRLLYQENEELGRMINSGRLAKLEGDLALQKSFSEEVKKSQSELDEFLQDLDEDVEGMQSTIYYLQQELRKAKETVTSLQQENTLLKNGNTTTVSEHHEGVPDSEVGREARPRTPPICHNGVQHKGEEDLVGWEERTSNQAASRDPNISPAQSLPRSPSTPTAEQSVDIVSAHEEMTHSPPPPEEDSVSCEVRTRPRSPQEPEGRTFEESNESVNLQPPSPTTSATIKREWERTKHHDESSSDSGELILKLEAEDIGEEETESRDSNPAETESKVAKNRGTANVSDSEVETSIKSNNHTERSPVTSGPVLRKRTYPSDDSSGDDSDNVPLIKKVRRDSELSLHYNDEDDDETGLTNGDTSVVENDGQ; translated from the exons tGGAATTGGCAAATTTTCGCGAATCAGAAGATCGTCTGAGACAGCAACAACTAGAGTCTACTCACCGGGAAAAAGTACTTGTTCGTCGATTAGCCACCAAGGAACAAGAAATGCAGGAATATGCT AATCAGATAGCCGAATTGAAGGCTGCTCAGGCTCCAGGAGCAGCTGCACTTCGTTCAGCTCTTCTTGATCCTGCAGTGAACCTGTTGCTTCAGCGACTAAGACAGGAACTTCTTGCAACAAGGGCTCGTCTTGAAGAGACTCAAAATGAGCTGAGTGCATGGAAATTTACACCTGACAG caaTACTGGAAAGAGACTTATGGCAAAGTGTCGCTTGCTTTATCAAGAAAATGAAGAATTAGGAAGAATGATAAATAGTGGTCGACTGGCAAAGCTGGAAGGTGATTTAGCTCTTCAAAAAAGTTTTAGTGAAGAAGTGAAGAAATCACAGTCAG AATTGGATGAATTCTTGCAAGATTTAGATGAAGATGTAGAAGGGATGCAGAGTACCATCTACTATCTGCAACAAGAGCTTCGTAAAGCAAAAGAGACAGTGACTAGTCTTCAGCAAGAGAATACCTTATTAAAGAATGGAAATACAACAACGGTATCAGAACATCATGAAGGAGTGCCAGATAGTGAAGTGGGGAGGGAAGCGAGGCCAAGAACTCCACCAATTTGCCATAATGGAGTGCAACATAAAGGGGAAGAAGACTTGGTAGGGTGGGAAGAACGGACGTCTAACCAAGCAGCAAGTAGAGATCCCAACATATCGCCAGCACAATCCCTCCCACGCAGTCCCTCAACACCAACAGCAGAGCAATCTGTTGACATTGTCAGTGCTCATGAAGAGATGACTCATAGCCCACCACCTCCTGAAGAAGATAGTGTATCATGTGAAGTTAGAACTAGGCCACGATCACCCCAAGAGCCAGAAGGAAGAACTTTTGAAGAATCAAATGAGTCTGTCAATCTGCAACCGCCAAGTCCTACCACTTCTGCAACAATCAAGAGGGAATGGGAAAGAACTAAACACCATGATGAATCATCAAGTGACTCTGGTGAATTGATTCTCAAGCTTGAAGCAGAGGACATTGGCGAAGAAGAAACTGAATCCAGAGATTCAAACCCTGCTGAAACAGAAAGCAAAGTCGCCAAAAATAGAGGAACTGCAAATGTCAGTGATAGTGAAGTAGAGACATCTATCAAAAGTAATAATCATACAGAAAGGTCCCCTGTCACATCTGGGCCGGTTTTAAGGAAAAGGACATATCCCAGTGATGATAGTAGTGGTGATGACAGTGACAATGTACCCCTTATTAAGAAGGTGCGTCGAGACTCTGAACTATCCCTTCATTacaatgatgaagatgatgatgaaacaGGTCTCACCAATGGTGATACATCTGTTGTGGAAAATGATGGACAATAA
- the fl(2)d gene encoding pre-mRNA-splicing regulator WTAP isoform X3: protein MELANFRESEDRLRQQQLESTHREKVLVRRLATKEQEMQEYANQIAELKAAQAPGAAALRSALLDPAVNLLLQRLRQELLATRARLEETQNELSAWKFTPDSNTGKRLMAKCRLLYQENEELGRMINSGRLAKLEGDLALQKSFSEEVKKSQSELDEFLQDLDEDVEGMQSTIYYLQQELRKAKETVTSLQQENTLLKNGNTTTVSEHHEGVPDSEVGREARPRTPPICHNGVQHKGEEDLVGWEERTSNQAASRDPNISPAQSLPRSPSTPTAEQSVDIVSAHEEMTHSPPPPEEDSVSCEVRTRPRSPQEPEGRTFEESNESVNLQPPSPTTSATIKREWERTKHHDESSSDSGELILKLEAEDIGEEETESRDSNPAETESKVAKNRGTANVSDSEVETSIKSNNHTERSPVTSGPVLRKRTYPSDDSSGDDSDNVPLIKKVRRDSELSLHYNDEDDDETGLTNGDTSVVENDGQ from the exons A tGGAATTGGCAAATTTTCGCGAATCAGAAGATCGTCTGAGACAGCAACAACTAGAGTCTACTCACCGGGAAAAAGTACTTGTTCGTCGATTAGCCACCAAGGAACAAGAAATGCAGGAATATGCT AATCAGATAGCCGAATTGAAGGCTGCTCAGGCTCCAGGAGCAGCTGCACTTCGTTCAGCTCTTCTTGATCCTGCAGTGAACCTGTTGCTTCAGCGACTAAGACAGGAACTTCTTGCAACAAGGGCTCGTCTTGAAGAGACTCAAAATGAGCTGAGTGCATGGAAATTTACACCTGACAG caaTACTGGAAAGAGACTTATGGCAAAGTGTCGCTTGCTTTATCAAGAAAATGAAGAATTAGGAAGAATGATAAATAGTGGTCGACTGGCAAAGCTGGAAGGTGATTTAGCTCTTCAAAAAAGTTTTAGTGAAGAAGTGAAGAAATCACAGTCAG AATTGGATGAATTCTTGCAAGATTTAGATGAAGATGTAGAAGGGATGCAGAGTACCATCTACTATCTGCAACAAGAGCTTCGTAAAGCAAAAGAGACAGTGACTAGTCTTCAGCAAGAGAATACCTTATTAAAGAATGGAAATACAACAACGGTATCAGAACATCATGAAGGAGTGCCAGATAGTGAAGTGGGGAGGGAAGCGAGGCCAAGAACTCCACCAATTTGCCATAATGGAGTGCAACATAAAGGGGAAGAAGACTTGGTAGGGTGGGAAGAACGGACGTCTAACCAAGCAGCAAGTAGAGATCCCAACATATCGCCAGCACAATCCCTCCCACGCAGTCCCTCAACACCAACAGCAGAGCAATCTGTTGACATTGTCAGTGCTCATGAAGAGATGACTCATAGCCCACCACCTCCTGAAGAAGATAGTGTATCATGTGAAGTTAGAACTAGGCCACGATCACCCCAAGAGCCAGAAGGAAGAACTTTTGAAGAATCAAATGAGTCTGTCAATCTGCAACCGCCAAGTCCTACCACTTCTGCAACAATCAAGAGGGAATGGGAAAGAACTAAACACCATGATGAATCATCAAGTGACTCTGGTGAATTGATTCTCAAGCTTGAAGCAGAGGACATTGGCGAAGAAGAAACTGAATCCAGAGATTCAAACCCTGCTGAAACAGAAAGCAAAGTCGCCAAAAATAGAGGAACTGCAAATGTCAGTGATAGTGAAGTAGAGACATCTATCAAAAGTAATAATCATACAGAAAGGTCCCCTGTCACATCTGGGCCGGTTTTAAGGAAAAGGACATATCCCAGTGATGATAGTAGTGGTGATGACAGTGACAATGTACCCCTTATTAAGAAGGTGCGTCGAGACTCTGAACTATCCCTTCATTacaatgatgaagatgatgatgaaacaGGTCTCACCAATGGTGATACATCTGTTGTGGAAAATGATGGACAATAA